GTACGTGGTCTGGAACGCGGACATCGCCAAGCAAATCACCGACAAGGCCACGCTCGGCATCAGCGTGCTCAACGTGTTCGACCGGATCCATCCGCGCGACGACACCTACACGACCTGGCCGTACTTCCCGCGCGTGTACAGCCCGATCGGGCGCCAGCTGTACGCCAACTTCACCTACACCTTCTGAGCGGGCGTGCGGAACGACGGCGCCATGCGGGACACGGTGGGGACGAAGGCGGCACGTTGCGGAGCCCGCGCGGCGCGTATGTGCGGATGGCTGTTCGCCGCCTGCGCGATGGCGCCGGCATTCGCCGCGGCCGCGCCGGACACGGCGGCCGCGCCACCGCGTGCCGAGCTCGACCGCCTGTTCGAGCAGGCGCTGAGCCGCTACCGGCCGCCGGGGCTGGCGGTCGGCGTGATCGAGAACGGCGAGATGGTGTACGCGCGCAGCGCCGGCGAACTGCGCGCCGGCAGCGGCGAGCGCATCGACGGCCAGACGCTGTTCAAGATCGCCTCCAACAGCAAGGCGATGACCACCGCGCTGCTGGCGCGGCTGGTCGATGCCGGCAAGCTGCGCTGGGACGACCCGGTGACCCGGCACCTGCCGGAGTTCCGCATGTACGACCCGTGGGTCACGCGCAACATCCAGGTGCGCGACCTGCTGATCCACAACAGCGGCCTGGGCCTGGGCGCCGGCGACCTGATGCTGTGGCCGGAGCCCAACGATTTCACCCGCGCCGACATCGTTGCCGGGCTCGCCCATCTCAAGCCGACCCACAGCTTTCGGTCGCACTATGCGTACGACAACCTGCTGTACGTGGTCGCCGGCGAAGTGGCCGCGCGCGCCGGCGGCAAGCCCTACGCGCAATTGTTGCAAGAGCAGGTGTTCGCGCCGCTGGGCATGCGCCGCTGCCAGGTCGGAGCGTGGGAGCGCGATGCGGTCGGCAACGTCGCCCAGCCGCATATGCGCCAGGGCGAGGCCAACATCGTGGTGCGCGCCGATGCGGCGCGGATCCCCGATTCGCCCTCGATGGCGGCCGGCGGCGTGCGCTGCAGCCTGGACGACATGCTGGCGTGGATGCGCGCCTGGCTGGCGCCTGCTGGCGACACCGCAGCGTGGCTGTCGCCGGCGCAGCGCCAGGCGCTGTGGACGCTGCACACGCCGATGCCGGTCTCCGCGCAGATGCGCGAGTGGGACGGCACGCGCCTGTACGGTTATGGCTACGGCTGGCGCCTCGCCGACGTGGACGGACAGTGGCAGGTCGCGCATACCGGAACCCTGATGGGCATGTATTCGGCGCTGGTGCTGTTGCCGGACCGGCGCAGCGGCTTCGTCATCCTCAGCAACGGCGAGGGCGCCGCGATGCGCACCGCGCTGGGCGAGGCGCTGCTCAAGCGCTTCACCCGCCCCGGGCAGCCCGCGCTGGATGTCGCGCACTACGCGGCGTTGCTCGAGCGCGCGCGTGCGCAGGCCGGCGCGCGTGCGCGCGCCGGCGCCGGCACGTCCGCGCGCGTGCCGGTGGCCGCCACCGTGGCGCGCGACCGGCAAGGCGTGTGGCGCGATCCGTGGTTCGGCGAGGTCGCGCTGTGCCCGCAGCAGGGAATGCTGCGCTGGCAGGCGCGCAAGTCGCCGCTGTTGCGCGGCCGGGTCATGCGGACCGGCGCGCGCTGGCTGGTGGATTGGGACGCGGCCAGCGTGGATGCCGAACCGTGGCTGGACTTCGTGGCCGGCACCGATGGCACGCCGCGGATGCGCCTGGCGCACGTCGATCCGGATGCCGACTTCAGCTACGACTATGCCGATCTGGACTTCGTGCGCGTGGGGCCATGCCCCGATCTTGCGGAGGAAACTCCAGTGCCGACGCTTCGGCGGTGACGCCCGTCGGGACTGAAGCCTTCCACAGAATTTCGGCAACCCCCCTCCGGTTCGCCAAACTTCTGGATACTGCGGTTGCCTGCGCTTGTCGCTTACCTGCCAGATGCCCGGAAACCCCCATGACCCGATCCTGCCCCGCACCCGTATCGTCCTCCATCCGCTGGCTGGCGCCGCTGGCGCTGGCCGCCGTGCTCGGCGCCTGCGCGCATGCGCCGCAGCGCAACCCGCTGGCCGAGTGGGTGCCGTCGCCGAACCAGGACCTGCGCCGGCCGATCCTGATCGTGATCCACTACACCGACCAGGAGTCGGTGCAGCGCAGCCTGGACACGCTGCGTTCGCACAACAGCAAGGGCAAGGTCAGCGCGCACTACCTGATCGGCCGCGACGGCAAGCGCTACCAGCTGGTCAGCGACGAGCGCCGCGCCTGGCACGGTGGCGCCGGGCGCTGGGGCACGATCACCGACATCAACTCCGCCTCGATCGGCATCGAGCTGGACAACGACGGCAAGACGCCGTTCGCGCCGGCGCAGATCGACAGCCTGCTGCTGTTGCTGGAGGACCTGTGCACGCGGCTGCGCATCCCGCGCACGCAGGTGGTCGGGCACGAGGACTTCGCGCCCACGCGCAAGGTCGATCCGGGTCCGCTGTTTCCGTGGAAGCGCCTGGCCGAGGCCGGCTTCGGCCGCTGGCCCGCCGCGGACACGCCGCCGGCCCCGCCCGGTTTCGACCCGTGGCAGGCGCTGGCGCTGATCGGCTACCCGCTCGACGACCGCGCGGCCACGCTGCGCGCCTTCCACCACCACTACCGCGGCAACGACGCCACCACGCTCGATGCCGAAGACCTGCGCATCCTCTACGCCCTGACCCAGCCGGCGCTGGCGCGGCCGCAACCGCAGCCGGCCCCGGCAGTGGAGTCGGACGTGCCGTAGCGGCGCCCGCCTGCATCGGGTCCTTGCGAGCAGGGGGTTGGACCGACACGCGTGCCGCTGCGCATCCACTGGACCGGCGCACGTTCTTGGTAGCATGAGCGCGCCAAGAACTCCAAAAGGACTCAGTGTTATGAGGCTCGCAAAGACAGCCCTGTGGGCGGCGACGTTGCTGCTGGTCGGCGGGTGCACGGACAAGGCTGCCGACCCCGCGCCGGCGGGCACGCAGGCCGCGCCTGCGGCCACCGCGGCCGCCGCGCCTGCGCCCGCTGCAGCGCAACCCGAGCCGGTCCAGGTCGAAGTGCCCGCGCCCGGCCAGGTACTGGCCGACATCTATGGAATGAAGGGCGACGGATCGGCGTCCTATACGATCGACAACGGCGCCCTGGCCAGCTTCTGGTACGGCTACCGCTTCGACCTCGGCGGCAAGCACTACTACACCGGCTTCGCCAACGCCGGCCCAGGGAAGTACGGCACGTCCGAGGAAGAGAACGATCCGGATCCCGCCGTCGGCGTCAGCATCAGCCAGGCGACCTACGTACTCGACGATGCGGACGGCAAGCCGGCCTGGACGCTGTTCCATGCGCAGCAGTGGGCCGGCGATTTTGGCGCCTACGAAAAGGCCGACACGCTGGACCCCAAGCGCAAGCCGCAGGGTACCGAGACCAAGGACGGCCACCTGCTGCTGGCGCTGCCGACCACGCGCTTCGCCGACGGCATCACCAGCTCGGGCTTCGCCGTGTTCACCTTCGATCCGAACAAGAACGACCTGGGCGACTACAAGGGCTGGGTCTACCTGGGCACCGTGGCCACCGGCGAGGACAACGGCGCGGCCTGCGACGACCAGGGCACCATGAAGTGCGCCTCCAGCACCGGCACGCTGAGTTTCGAGGCGCCCAAGAGCGGGCCGCTGCCGAGCCTGCGCGTGGCCATGAGCGGCACCGCCATCGCCGGCCCCGGCAAGGTCCGCACCCTGGGCGCCGCCGACGTGGTCACCTATACCTACGACCAGGCCAGCGGCAAGTACGTGCCGCCGCTGGATCGCTGAACACCCGCCGACCGGCCCGTGTCCGGGCCGGTCGGACGCGGCTCGGGAGCGGCGCCGACCGCTAGTCGCCGGCAATGGAACTGGTTAAGATGCCGGCACGGGGCCTGATGATCAGGCGAGTCATTCGCGAGCGGCAATGGATGCTGCACTCGCCCGAAATGCCGGAGTGGATCGCCGGCTTGCGGTTCGCCATGCGCGCATCGCCATCGCCGCCCCTGCTTTGGGGCCGGATTGCAATCCACCGTGTTCTGTCCGAAGCCGCGCCTGCGGGGAGTTGCGTCCCGCGGGTCGCGCTGTGTCCGCGATGCGCAGAGGCGGCATCGGGGGCGCCGCGTGTGGCGTGTCGGGATTTGCGGGTGGGGTTTTCCGGCTTCTTCAACGAATGACAGGATGTTCTGCACATGGCCAATGACAACAAGCTTGCCGTCGCGACCGAGGCGCCGCCCTATCCGGGCAGCGTGCTGTATCTGATCTACGGCATGGACGGGGACGGCGCGCTCTCCTACGAGATCGACAACGGCGCCGTGGCCAGCTTCTGGTGCGGCGAGCATTTCGATCTGGGCGGCAAGCACTACTACACCGGCTTCGCCTACGCCACGCCCAACAAGTACGGCAACGACGAGGAAGAGACCTTCCCGGATCCGGGCGCGGGCGTGGCGATCAGCCAGGCCACGTTCCTGCTGGTTGCGCCAGGCACCGAGCGGCCGTGGATGCTGTTCCACGCGCAGCAGTATGTCGGCACCTTCGGCGGCTACGAGCGCGCCGATGCGGTCGACGAGAAGCGCAAGCCGCAGCAGCACGTGCTGGACAACGGCCACTTGCTGCTGGCGGTGCCGACCTCCAGCTTCGGCAACGGCGTCACCAGCCTGGGCTTTGCGCTGTTCACCTTCGATCCGGACAAGAACGACCTGGGCGACTACCAGGGCTGGGTGTACCGGGGCACGGTCGCGGCCGGCGAGGACAACGAGGCCAGCAGCGACGAAGAAGGCACGGTCCCGCACGTCTCCAGCGTCGGCACGTTGAGCTTCCAGACGGTGCCCGGCGAGCCGATGCCGGCCGTGCACGTGGCGCTGCGCGGCACCGCGATCGCCGGCCCCGGCCGCGCGCGCATGCTCGATGCGTCCGATGCGGTGGTCTATGCCTACGACCAGGCGAGCGGGCAGTACCAGCCCAAAGCAAGCGCATGAATCCGCCGGCGCGCCGATCCGCGGATCGGCGCGCCGGCAGCAGCAAGAACCGCACTACCCGCAGTCCCCGAATTGTTTTGTTGACCGCGCACTAACAAGCTCACGGACGAGCTCGGTTGACCTTGTCGGCGCACGTCGCCGTATATCAACCTCAAGGAGTAACACGAGATGGCACGCGATTACACGAAAGCCGAGAACCTCGACATCATCGAGCGAGAGGCCAAGGAACGCCACATTCCGGTCGACGATTTCATGCGCTTCGCCTATATCGAAACCGGCGGCAAGTTCGACGAGCAGGCCAGCCGCGGCCCCAACAGCGCCAAGGGCCTGTTCCAGTTCACCCCTGGCACCGCCGAAGCCTATGGCATCCGCGGCCGCGAGCTGGATGCGGTGGCCAACACCGACGCGGCGGCGCGCCTGTACCAGGACAACCAGCGGTCGTTGACCCGGCAGCACGACCGCGACCACCGCCCGTACCTGTCCGGCAAGCCGCAGCCCGATGGCCTGGACATGTACATGGCGCACCAGCAGGGCGCCGGCGGCTACCGTTCGATCCAGGCCGCCGTGGCCACCGGCAGCTTCGCGCGCGAAGACACGCGTTCGAACATCCTCAACAACGTGCCACGCGAAAAGGATGCGGCCGGCGCCAGGCAGTTCGAGGCCTACACCGGTTCCTCGCTGGCCGAGTTCAAGAAAATGTCCGACCAGGACATGGCCAAGACCTTCCTGAAGTACTGGGACACCAAGTTCGACCACATCGCGATCCCGGAAAAGGGCATCAAGCCGGTCGCCGAGGGCCAGGCCCAGCAGGCCGCCGCGCCGGCGCGCACGCAGGCGCAGCCGGCCGCGGCCGCCAATCAGGGCGACCACGACGGGATCAAGCTCACCGCCGCGCACGCGATGGGCGTCAAGTACGACGACGTGCAGTACGCGATCAACATCAAGGGCCACAAGCTCTACCACCCCGGCGTGGACGGCAAGCACCTGGAGCAGGGCTACATCGATTGCTCCGGCTGGGTGTCCGAGTTGCAGAACGCCACGATGCGGGAGATCAACCAGAAGGCCGGCCGCGACGTCTTCGGTCGCCAGGACATGCTGGCGCAGGGCATGAACGGCTCCGGCGGCATCGTCAAGAAGGCATTCGACAGTTCCGGCGTGCTGCTGCAGGGCCAGGACGTGTTCAAGCCCGGCGCGCTGAAGGAAGGCATGGTGATCGGCGTGGACGCCGGCAACACCAAGCACGAGCACTGGAAGGGCATCGACCACATCCTGATGGTGGTGCGCGACCCGAAGAGCGGCGAGTTGCAGGTCAGCCAGTCCAGCGGCAGCAAGGGCGTGAACACCATGCCGCTGGACGATTACCTGGCCGCCAACAAGAACGCCAAGCTGTTCGCCTCCGACCCGCTGGCCAAGGCGCGCGACCTGCTGCAGGACCGGCAGCAGACGCAGTCGCAGGACCACAGCAAGGGCCAGGATGCGCGCACGTCGCTGAAGCCGGGCGAGCAGGGCCCGGACGTGAAGGCGATGCAGCAGAGCCTGATCGAGCTCGGCATCAAGGACAACAGCGGCAAGCTGCTGAGTGGCACCGGCTACTACGGCGACAGGACCAAGGAAGTGGTGGCCAACCTGCAGCGCGAGAAGGGCATCGAGCCGACCGGCATCGCCGACAAGGTCACGCTCGAGGCGCTGAGCAAGCTGCAGGCGCAGAGCAAGACCGGCGCCGAGGCCAAGGCGGCCAATCCGGCCGTGGCCGAAGCGCAGCGCGCCGACAATCCGCTGTTCAAGCAGGCGGTGGAGCAGTTGCAGAAGCATGGGCCGAACGGCGGCTTCAACAGCCGCGAGGAAATGCAGCGCGCGGCCGGGCAGGTGGCGTTCGAGGCTAAGGTCGGCGGCATGTCGCGCATCGACGACGTGGTGCACAGCACCGACGGCAAGGGCCTGATCGCGGTCGAGCGCAACCCGAACAACCCGCACGACGTGAACCGCGCCTACGTGGACAAGCAGCATGCCGCGACGGTGCCGCTGGAGCAGAGCCAGCAGCAGCTGGCGGCCGAGACCCAGCGGCAGGCGCAGGAGCAGCAGGCCCAGGATCAGCAGCGCACCCAGGCGCAGTCGACGCAGTCGCCGACGCGCTGATCCACGCCGCCGCAGCGGCTGCCGCCGACAGCGATGTCGGACGGCAGCCGATATCGGCGCTCATCGATCGTTGGGCGTCCGACAGGTGCTTCGCTTGCTGGCGCCGCATGTCGGCCTGCAAGTGCACGTTCGCGTTGCGACCACGCGCCGCGCTCGGATGGACACGGTATCGACGATCGTTTAGAACTGCGCTCCCGCATACGCATCACGACAAGGCGAATTCCGACAATGGCCATGCTCAAGGTTCTCCATGTTTCCTGCCTGCTGGCGCTATGCGGAGTGACCGCGGCGTGCAACGGTGGCGCGTCCGCTCCGGCGGCGACCGCCGCCGATGCTCCCGCACCCGCAACCGCGCCGGCAGCGGCGCCGCCTGCCGGCGATGCAGCGGCGGCAAGCCCGCAACCGTCGGGCCCGCAGGCTTCCCAGGCGCAGGCTGCGGCCGCGCCATCATCCACCTCAGGAGCGACACCCGTGCTGCGACCGTCCTATGACGAATGCATCAGCGCCGCCGCAGGCGCGACACCTGCGATGCAGGACTGCATCGCCGCCGAATACGAGTACCAGGATGGCCGCCTGAACACGGTCTACAAGGCGTTGATGGCCAAGCTGGGCGAGGACGAACAGAAGACGCTGCGCGAGCAGCAACGCAAGTGGATCGCCGATCGCGACGAGAAGTGTTTCTACGATCCGGACAGCGGCCAGGCCGGGCGCCTGGACGCCGCCGAGTGCCGTCTCGACATGACGGCGAATCGGGCCGACGAACTGGAAGCGCGCTGATCGCTGCGCGGCTTTCTTGCAATGCGACTTTCTAGACAAGGAGATGGACGATGAGCGACAAGGATTGGGAACTGGGTCAGACCTCCAAGCACTACGAGACCGGCGGACGCGGCGCGAGCACGGTGTCCTCGGGCATCGATGATCCCGGCGGCGTGTCCTACGGCTCGTACCAGATGACCTCGCAGGTCAAGACCAAGGAAGGCAAGGTCATCGTCGGAGGAACCGTTGCGGCCTTCGTCAAGGACAGCAAGTACGCCGACGACTTCGCCGGCCTGAAGCCCGGCTCGGCCGAGTTCAGCGCGAAGTGGAAGGAACTGGCCAAGACCGACGACAGCTTCGCGCAGGAGCAACACGACTACATCAAGCGCACGCATTACGACAAGCTGGTGGACCGGCTGCAGGACAAGGGCATGGACCTGTCCGGCCGCGGCCCGGCGGTGCAGGATGCGCTGTGGAGCACCGCGGTCCAGTACGGCCCGGGCAGCGACAAGAAGCCGGGCGGATCGGGCGTGTTCCTGAAGGGCATCGAAGAGAAGTTCGGCAAGGACTACGACCTGTCCAAGCTTTCCGACAAGGACATCGTCGGCGCGGTGCAGGACTACAAGGCCGAGCACGTCAAGGAGCTGTTCCCGCGGGTGGAGAAGCAGAAGACCCTGGATTCGCTGAAGAACCGCGCCGAGAACGAGAAGGCGGACCTGCTCGAACTGGCCGACCCGAGCAAGAAGATCGGCAAGCCGAGCGAACAGTCCGGCACGCACCACGACCGGGCCGCGCCGGACAAGTCCCGCAGCAACAGCCCGCATGCGGAGAACGGCGACGGCGTGCTGAAGCGCAACGAGCAGGGCCCTGCGGTGAAGGACCTGCAGGAGAAGCTCTCCAAGCTCGGCTACATGGACGCGAAGGACGCCGTCGGCACCTACGGTCCGAAGACCGAGGCGGCGGTGGAGAAATTCCAGCAGGACCACCGCCTCAAGGGCGTGGACGGCAAGGCCGGCCCGGAGACGCTCGCCGCCATCGACAAGAACCTGCAGAAGCAGCAGGGCGTGGAACAGCTGCGCCGCGACAATCCGATGTTCGACCAGGCGGTCAAGCAACTGGAGAAGCAGGGCCCGAACGGCGGCTTCGGCAGCCGCGAGGAGATGCAGCGCGCGGCCGGGCAGGTGGCGTTCGAGGCCAAGCTGAGCGGCATGTCGCGCATCGACGACCTGGTGCACAGCACCGACGGCAAGGGCATGATCGCGGTGGAGCGCAACCCGAACAATCCGCTCGACGTGAACCGCGCCTACGTGGACCGGCAGCAGGCCGCCGCGGTGCCGCTGGAGCAGAGCCAGCAGCAGCTGGCCGCCGAGACCCAGCGCCAGGCGCAGGAGCAGACCCAGGAGCAGCAGCGCACCCAGACGCAGTCGCCGCCGACGCGTTGATCCGTGCCGCAGCGGCTGCCGCCGACAGCGATGTCGACGGCGGCCGCTGCCGGTTCGGTGGAGCGGCGGGCCAGCCGCTGCATGTAGTTCCAACGGTTGATTGGCGTGCGGATGCCGGTCGCTGCATCGACCGGCATGCAGGATGTGCTGGCACCGATCGATACCGCGCTGAAGTGATCCGGCGCTGCATCGATGTGCATCCTCGCGGTGCTGAAGCAGCCGCGACGTCGAATTTTCGCTGCGTGAGCGAAGCAGGCATGGCGGCGCCCGCCTGCCGGTGCCGATGTCGAGGCACCTTCCAGCGCAGCGACTCGCCAGTTGGGCGACCTGCCCGACGCGTCCTCTCCAATCCAACGGCGCATGCGGGCCGTCCTGTCGCGATGGCCTATGCTGCACAGATGCCGCACACCGCCGCCGCCACTCCGCATCCCGTGCCGCTTCGTAGCCGCTGGACACCGCCTGCGCGATGGGCCGCGCGCGCAGTGTTGGGCGCATGCGTCGCCGTCTGGGCGGGCGGCGCGATGGGCGCGGCGGCCAGCCCGGTCCTGTCCCCGGCGACCACACCCGCGCAAGCCGGGCTGGTGGACGTGCACGCCGTCGCGCCGGAGATCGCGCTGGACATCCGCTATGCCGGCCACGACAACTTCACCGGCCGCCCGGTGCCCGGCTACGACGCGCCGAAGTGCTACCTGCTGGCACCGGTCGCGCAGGCGCTGGCGCGGGTGCAGCAGGCGCTGCGCGCCGAGGGCTACCGCCTGCAGGTGTTCGACTGCTACCGGCCGCACCGCGCGGTGCGCGCCTTCGTGGCCTGGGCGGGCGACCTCGGCGACCAGATCGCCAAGGCGCGCTACTACCCGCACCTGGACAAGCGCGTGCTGCTCGGCGACTACATCGCCGAGACCTCCGGCCACAGCCGCGGCGCCACCGTGGACCTGGGCCTGCTCGATTGCCGCAGCGGCCAGTGCGCGCCGCTGGACATGGGCACCGGCTTCGATTTCTTCGACCCGGCCGCGCATACCGACGCGCCCGGCATCGGTGCCGCTGCGCGCGCGAACCGCCAGCGCCTGCTGCGCGCGATGGCCGCGCAGGGCTTCGCCAACTATCCGCTGGAATGGTGGCACTACACCTTCCAGCCCGAGCCCAGTCCCGGCACCGCCTACGACGTACCGGTACGCTAGGCGCTCCGTTTCGCTGCACAGGCCAAGATCATGTCCGGCATGCAACGCTTCATCGACCTGCAGTGCCCATATTGCGGCGAATGGATCGACCTGGCGCTGGACCCGTCGATCGAGGCGCAGCAGTACGTGGAGGATTGCCAGGTCTGCTGCCGGCCGATGCTGGTGACGGTGCGCTGGGACGAGGACGGTGCGCCGGTGGTGACGGCGAGTGCCGAGAACGAGGGGTAGCGCTTTCGTCTGGGTGATTCGGGAGTGGGGATTGGGATTTGCAAAAGCGGATCGATGAGCCTTTGGCCTGCCGGCTCCCGATGCTCGCGCTGACTAAGCGGTAGGGCGCTGCAACGGACTGAGCTGCAACCGCTCCTCTATCAGCGCCTCGACCAGATTGCTGATCGCGATCGCCAGGGCTGAACGAAGCTTGGCAGCGCGGCGCGCGGCATGGCGGCGACGTCGCTCAGCGTCCAATCCGCTTCATCCCGTCGTCTCCGCGCTCCGCCCAGCACGCATGCGCCCGCACATCGCCAGCAACACCGCCTAGACTGGCGCTTTCCACACGGACGCACCGCATGAACCTGCCGCTGCACTTCGGCCTGCTGGGCTCGCTCGAAGCCGGGCTGATCGCGCTCGTGGTCGGATTCCTGATCTATGCGCTGTGGCACCGCCTGTGCCGCTGGCTGCAATGGTCCGAGGGCCATGCGCTGGGCTGGTCGTGCCTGATCGCGGTCGCCGCGTCCGCCGGGATCGATTGCTGGAACCTGTTCTACACCGGCATCGTGCGCCTGGAGTCGCCGTTGTACGCGCGGCTGGCGCTGGCCAGCATCCACGATCCGAACGAACTGGGCACGCGCGTGGTGCTGGAAGTGTCCGGCGCGCTCGCGGGCGTGGCCGCGGCATGGGTCGCGTTCAGTTCGCGTTCAAACGAAGATTCCGGCGACAGCGGCCCCGAATCCGCGTGAAAAACACGGTTTTTTTCCAACCGCCAAACATCTCGAACGCGCGGCTTACTCCTCGCTCACCCGGCACTAACCAAGGCGGTAACGGGTGTTTGCCACGCGGTGGTTAACGAAGCGTTTGCCGGGGTTTTTCGTACTGGAATGGATTCAGCCTGGCACCGGCACGGTGTGGCCATGCACCGGATTCGACCGGGCATGCCACAACCGAGAGAGCACAGGAGACCACCCATGAACATTCGCAACCGCACCCCGCTGATCGGTACCGCCGCCATCCTCGCCGCCGCACTGGCCCTGCCGGCCTTCGCCCAGGACGCGCAGAGCGATGCCGCCGCCCAGGCGCCGGCCACCAACGCGAGCGCGACCGGCCAGCCCGCACAGTCCAGCGCCTCGGGCGGCGGCCAGACCTGGGCGGACGTCGATACCGACAGCGATGGCGCCATCAGCAAGCAGGAGGCGCAGGTCAACGCAGGTCTCAGCCAGATCTTTTCGCAGGCCGACGCGGACCACAACGACAAGCTGACGCCGGACGAATACAAGGCCTACGTGGCCAAGCAGCAGGGCGGCGCCGGCAGCAACGGCAAGTAACGCAGGCGTCGGAACCGTGAAGCGCCAAGGCGGGATGCGCGCAGACGAGCGCGCATCCCGGCCTGGCCGATGACTGCAGGCGACTGCGGTCGTCGCGCCGATTCGAACGAGGCGCATGCGTGAGCCACATGCGCGAGGAAGGGCGGCCCTGGGGCCGCCCTTCTGCTGTATGTCCTTGCCAGAAACGAGCGCGCGATCGTCCGCCGCGCACACGGTGTAGGGTAGCGGTCCGCCGACCGAGGAGGCCGCCATGGCCCTTTTCCGCCGTTCGCTGCGCCTGTGCCTGGCGCCGCTGTTGACCAGCCTCGCCGCGGTTGGCGTGGCCGCGCCGCAGCAGGAACCCGCCGCGCCCGCGTTGCCGTTGCCCGTGCCGATGCCCGCGCCCGATCCATCGGAGGCTCCGCTGCCGCCATTGCCGGCGCCGCCGGCGTCGACCTTGCCGGTGCCGGCCGCGCCCGCCAGCGATGCCGGCGCCGTGGCCGGCGCGCGCAGTTTCGCCGCGCTGGACCTGGACCGCGACGGCCGCATCGGCCGCGCCGAGGCCGCGGCGGACCCGGTCCTGCGCGAAACCTTCGACACGTTCGATGCCGATGCCGATGGCGCGTTGTCGCGCGAGGAGTACGCGCACTACCAACCCGGCCCTGGCGACCCTGCGGCGCAATGAGCGCCGCTGCTATGCTTGTGTAATGCCTACGCCTACCGCCCTGCGCTCCTCCGCCATCGCCCTGGTCGGCTTCGACGGCGACGACACCTTGTGGAAAAGCGAGGACTACTATCGCGACGCCGAAGCCGCGTTCGAAGCCATCCTCGGCCAGTACCTGGACCTGCGCGACGCCGGCACGTTGCAGCATCTGCTGGCGGTGGAGCGGCGCAACCTGAAGGTGTTCGGCTACGGCGCCAAGGGCATGACCCTGTCGATGATCGAGGCGGCGATCGAGCTGACCGAAGCGCGCATCTCCGCGCGCGATGTGCAGCGCATCGTCGAGATCGGCCGCGCCACGCTGCAGCATCCGGTGGAGGTGATCGCCGGCGTGCGCGAGGCGGTGGCCGCGATCGCCGCCGACTTCGAGGTGGTGCTGATCACCAAGGGCGATCTGTTCCACCAGGAGGCGAAGATCGAACAGTCCGGGCTCGGCGCGCTGTTCCCGCGCATCGAGATCGTCTCGGA
The Xanthomonas sp. AM6 DNA segment above includes these coding regions:
- a CDS encoding EF-hand domain-containing protein; translated protein: MNIRNRTPLIGTAAILAAALALPAFAQDAQSDAAAQAPATNASATGQPAQSSASGGGQTWADVDTDSDGAISKQEAQVNAGLSQIFSQADADHNDKLTPDEYKAYVAKQQGGAGSNGK
- a CDS encoding EF-hand domain-containing protein; its protein translation is MALFRRSLRLCLAPLLTSLAAVGVAAPQQEPAAPALPLPVPMPAPDPSEAPLPPLPAPPASTLPVPAAPASDAGAVAGARSFAALDLDRDGRIGRAEAAADPVLRETFDTFDADADGALSREEYAHYQPGPGDPAAQ
- a CDS encoding HAD family hydrolase; the encoded protein is MPTPTALRSSAIALVGFDGDDTLWKSEDYYRDAEAAFEAILGQYLDLRDAGTLQHLLAVERRNLKVFGYGAKGMTLSMIEAAIELTEARISARDVQRIVEIGRATLQHPVEVIAGVREAVAAIAADFEVVLITKGDLFHQEAKIEQSGLGALFPRIEIVSEKDPKTYAKVLAEFGIGAERFVMIGNSLRSDVEPVIALGGWGIHTPYATTWAHEAEHGLSADEPRLREVAMAADWPQAVAELNRHAAAQRGLPQA